The Miscanthus floridulus cultivar M001 chromosome 7, ASM1932011v1, whole genome shotgun sequence genome includes a region encoding these proteins:
- the LOC136464201 gene encoding binding partner of ACD11 1-like, with the protein MTGTVKVHNVSLKASEQDISEFFSFSGEIVHVELQSCDERSQFAYITFRDNQGAERAMLLTGATIEDMAVIITPATDYKLPASVLADLESKNTGGMESALQKAEDIVGSMLAKGFVLGMDAVEKAKAFDEKHQLTSTATAKVASLDRTMGLSQKFSTGTLVVNEKMKEMDEKYQVAEKTKSALAAAEQTVSTASSAIMSNRYILTGAAWVTDAYNKVATTTTDVSTKTKERMMAEWEGANQSGETTKVDSLESSEAVEQECKRHEDDSTNNFILDSPEMTCQESEHQAGEHQMTNVEEQKNHEGEIAVAHIQENTETAEKNPSCHESEVSKANVHDSVLMTEQSEREHKQPEGEFAKTHVPGSPVTIPVTMSTIDGNSSNSPKKPDSAEGFL; encoded by the exons ATGACAGGCACGGTAAAAGTCCACAATGTCTCTCTTAAAGCATCAGAGCAAGATATTAGTGAGTTCTTTTCATTTTCCGGCGAGATAGTACATGTAGAATTACAAAG TTGTGATGAGCGGTCACAGTTTGCCTATATCACGTTCAGAGATAATCAAGGAGCAGAGAGGGCTATGCTTCTTACG GGAGCGACTATAGAAGATATGGCTGTCATCATCACACCAGCCACCGATTACAAGCTACCAGCATCCGTTTTAGCTGATCTAGAG TCAAAAAATACTGGTGGCATGGAATCCGCTCTTCAGAAGGCTGAGGATATTGTAGGTTCTATGCTAGCCAAAGGGTTTGTTCTTGGCATGGATGCCGTTGAAAAAGCAAAGGCCTTTGATGAAAAGCATCAGCTCACATCAACTGCAACTGCCAAAGTCGCTTCCCTTGACAGGACAATGGGCTTAAGCCAGAAGTTCAGCACCGGGACCTTAGTGGTGAATGAGAAAATGAAGGAAATGGATGAGAAATACCAGGTTGCAGAGAAGACCAAGTCAGCATTAGCCGCGGCTGAACAGACTGTCTCTACTGCTAGTTCTGCCATCATGAGTAACAGATATATCCTTACAGGTGCAGCATGGGTAACTGATGCCTACAACAAGGTTGCAACCACTACAACCGATGTTAGCACGAAGACAAAGGAAAGGATGATGGCTGAGTGGGAGGGAGCCAATCAGAGCGGTGAAACCACAAAGGTTGATTCGCTTGAAAGCTCTGAAGCGGTTGAGCAAGAGTGCAAGCGTCATGAAGATGATTCTACAAACAACTTCATTCTAGATAGTCCTGAAATGACTTGTCAGGAGAGTGAGCATCAAGCGGGTGAACATCAAATGACTAATGTAGAGGAGCAGAAAAATCACGAGGGTGAAATTGCAGTAGCCCACATACAAGAAAACACTGAGACAGCTGAGAAGAATCCTAGCTGCCACGAGAGTGAAGTATCCAAGGCCAATGTTCATGATAGTGTTCTAATGACTGAGCAAAGTGAGCGAGAGCATAAGCAACCCGAAGGTGAATTTGCAAAGACCCATGTCCCAGGAAGCCCTGTCACTATTCCGGTCACCATGTCCACTATTGACGGGAACTCTAGCAACAGTCCCAAGAAGCCTGATTCTGCTGAGGGTTTTCTGTGA